One part of the Ranitomeya imitator isolate aRanImi1 chromosome 10, aRanImi1.pri, whole genome shotgun sequence genome encodes these proteins:
- the LOC138651748 gene encoding uncharacterized protein isoform X1 — protein MKITDFFQSSKPFSNKGKESPVCTTAINNAEQQEESMALPGISGTITIQTPRKKRERFSDAENQKLVDTILAHIEKLFGPKPVNVSGRAAIWDEVVKEVNKIGGMRRTVQECKKRWHDYRRKIKQVIDNLKEQLWMGGPTVPLSDVFTERQLRVAQFFKLDASDAPRNETHHESSSDIGECVSSNDSALSSTFIIESDDEIMPSQNKPLLPMTSLPSTSHQDKFISQSHEEPEAAKKTRDPPSNTKAADKPIPPYTAPESQLLLETQMDQLAAQQKDMMEALKSIQKTATKSLNVQNKMYNLVKVSFLELQKTLLSGQKTSRDRSGILELSLNSLHAKLDEMNSALRVQQLQEMMSSDESELSGTQEIRSTPTAAYAPAATSTPTNTQARKRPSDQSASPMDSMKKKKISK, from the exons ATGAAAATTACAGATTTTTTCCAATCTTCAAAACCCTTCAGCAACAAAG GAAAAGAGTCACCGGTCTGTACCACAGCCATCAACAACGCAGAACAACAGGAGGAAAGTATGGCTCTCCCCGGGATAAGTGGAACGATCACAATACAAACACCCAGGAAAAAAAGGGAAAGGTTTAGTGATGCCGAGAACCAGAAACTCGTAGACACAATCCTAGCGCACATTGAGAAACTCTTTGGGCCTAAACCAGTCAACGTGTCTGGCAGAGCGGCCATctgggatgaggtggtgaaggaggTTAATAAAATAGGTGGCATGAGGCGCACAGTCCAAGAATGCAAGAAGCGATGGCATGACTATAGGAGGAAAATCAAGCAAGTTATTGATAATTTGAAGGAGCAGTTATGGATGGGTGGCCCGACGGTGCCTCTTTCCGATGTCTTCACTGAACGGCAGCTAAGGGTCGCTCAGTTTTTTAAATTGGATGCCAGTGACGCCCCAAGAAATGAAACGCATCACGAATCTTCATCGGATATCG GAGAATGTGTTTCATCTAATGACTCTGCGCTTTCCTCCACCTTTATCATCGAGTCTGATGATGAAATAATGCCCAGCCAGAACAAACCCCTTTTGCCAATGACTTCCTTACCAAGTACCAGTCATCAGGATAAGTTCATTTCTCAGTCTCACGAGGAGCCTGAAGCTGCAAAAAAAACAAGAGATCCTCCTAGCAATACCAAGGCAGCAGATAAGCCCATACCGCCATATACTGCCCCCGAGTCCCAACTACTATTGGAGACTCAGATGGATCAGTTAGCGGCTCAGCAAAAGGATATGATGGAGGCGTTAAAAAGCATTCAGAAGACTGCAACCAAGAGTCTGAACGTCCAGAACAAAATGTACAACCTTGTAAAGGTCAGCTTTCTAGAGCTGCAGAAAACCCTTCTATCTGGTCAAAAGACATCGCGTGATCGCAGCGGGATCTTGGAACTCAGTCTGAACAGTCTCCACGCTAAACTGGACGAGATGAACAGCGCCCTCAGAGTCCAACAGCTTCAAGAAATGATGTCCAGTGATGAGTCAGAGCTGAGCGGCACCCAAGAGATCAGATCTACTCCTACCGCTGCGTACGCACCAGCAGCAACGTCTACACCTACCAATACTCAAGCAAGGAAGAGGCCATCGGACCAGTCCGCTTCACCGATGGattcaatgaaaaagaaaaaaatatcaaaatga
- the LOC138651748 gene encoding myb-related transcription factor, partner of profilin-like isoform X2 translates to MALPGISGTITIQTPRKKRERFSDAENQKLVDTILAHIEKLFGPKPVNVSGRAAIWDEVVKEVNKIGGMRRTVQECKKRWHDYRRKIKQVIDNLKEQLWMGGPTVPLSDVFTERQLRVAQFFKLDASDAPRNETHHESSSDIGECVSSNDSALSSTFIIESDDEIMPSQNKPLLPMTSLPSTSHQDKFISQSHEEPEAAKKTRDPPSNTKAADKPIPPYTAPESQLLLETQMDQLAAQQKDMMEALKSIQKTATKSLNVQNKMYNLVKVSFLELQKTLLSGQKTSRDRSGILELSLNSLHAKLDEMNSALRVQQLQEMMSSDESELSGTQEIRSTPTAAYAPAATSTPTNTQARKRPSDQSASPMDSMKKKKISK, encoded by the exons ATGGCTCTCCCCGGGATAAGTGGAACGATCACAATACAAACACCCAGGAAAAAAAGGGAAAGGTTTAGTGATGCCGAGAACCAGAAACTCGTAGACACAATCCTAGCGCACATTGAGAAACTCTTTGGGCCTAAACCAGTCAACGTGTCTGGCAGAGCGGCCATctgggatgaggtggtgaaggaggTTAATAAAATAGGTGGCATGAGGCGCACAGTCCAAGAATGCAAGAAGCGATGGCATGACTATAGGAGGAAAATCAAGCAAGTTATTGATAATTTGAAGGAGCAGTTATGGATGGGTGGCCCGACGGTGCCTCTTTCCGATGTCTTCACTGAACGGCAGCTAAGGGTCGCTCAGTTTTTTAAATTGGATGCCAGTGACGCCCCAAGAAATGAAACGCATCACGAATCTTCATCGGATATCG GAGAATGTGTTTCATCTAATGACTCTGCGCTTTCCTCCACCTTTATCATCGAGTCTGATGATGAAATAATGCCCAGCCAGAACAAACCCCTTTTGCCAATGACTTCCTTACCAAGTACCAGTCATCAGGATAAGTTCATTTCTCAGTCTCACGAGGAGCCTGAAGCTGCAAAAAAAACAAGAGATCCTCCTAGCAATACCAAGGCAGCAGATAAGCCCATACCGCCATATACTGCCCCCGAGTCCCAACTACTATTGGAGACTCAGATGGATCAGTTAGCGGCTCAGCAAAAGGATATGATGGAGGCGTTAAAAAGCATTCAGAAGACTGCAACCAAGAGTCTGAACGTCCAGAACAAAATGTACAACCTTGTAAAGGTCAGCTTTCTAGAGCTGCAGAAAACCCTTCTATCTGGTCAAAAGACATCGCGTGATCGCAGCGGGATCTTGGAACTCAGTCTGAACAGTCTCCACGCTAAACTGGACGAGATGAACAGCGCCCTCAGAGTCCAACAGCTTCAAGAAATGATGTCCAGTGATGAGTCAGAGCTGAGCGGCACCCAAGAGATCAGATCTACTCCTACCGCTGCGTACGCACCAGCAGCAACGTCTACACCTACCAATACTCAAGCAAGGAAGAGGCCATCGGACCAGTCCGCTTCACCGATGGattcaatgaaaaagaaaaaaatatcaaaatga